TCTGACCCGACTTCACCTGATCGCCTGCTTGAACATGGCTTGTGAAACCTTCGCCTTTCAAACCGACTGTATTAATCCCGATATGGAACAAATACTGCAGACCGGTCGCCGGATCCTCCAGCATCACGGCGTGCTTGGATTTGATGACATGCGCAACCGTCCCGTCAAAAGGCGCAATTAATTTGCCCTCGGAAGGCTCGATGGCTATGCCTTTGCCCATATGACCAGCAGCAAATGCCTCATCCGGCACTTGCGATAAAGGCACGGCTTTACCCGACAATGGTGCTGTGAGTTGAATAGCAGTAGCAGTTTTTTTCTTTTTCCAACGATCAAACATGTTAAGATTCCTCCCTGGGTTGATTCTTTTGTTGTAGCCGGCCTGTGAAGAGCCGATATAGATGCATCGCTAGAAAGCAGACCTCCGCTTCAGGTACTTTCTTGCCGAGTTCTTTCTCCATCATGCCTGCGAGACGTGTAGCCAGACCATATTCATTCGTGAACTTGGAGCGGATCTGGTCCGCGAACGGATTATCCACTTGGATGTCTTGATTCAGCATCCGGTCTACCGAGAACCTCAAATGCATCAGAAGACGGACATAATCCATGCTTCCCCGGTCAAAAGCGACCTGCCGATCCTCCTCAATATACCTTACCAGGTTTCCCACCACATTCGATGCCTTCACCAGATGGCCTACGGGCACATGGCTGACGGCGGAATACACATGATAGGTCAAGAAGCCGATCTCATCCTCCGGAACTTCGATATCGAAGGTCTGGCCGATCAATTCCGCTGCTTTGGCTGCGATATCATATTCTTTTGGGAAGCTGATCCGGGTCTCTTCAAGGAAAGGATTAATAATATCCATGCCTTTGCGGATTCTGTATATCGTAAACTGGATATGGCTTGGAAGCGCCAGATACACCTTATCATTTAATGTGCCCGGAAATTCTTGTCCAATGAGATTGAGTATCTGATCCGTGATCTCCATCACCAGTGGATCAAATTCTTCCAGCAGATGGTGAGCTTGACTCCACTGCTCCCGATCCTCAAGCCTGAAGAGCTTCTCAATCCGCTTATCGTCCGAAGCGATCGTTCCGCCTGCTTTGGCGCCAAAGCCAATCCCTTTGCCCAGGATGACGTATTCCGATTCTTTCTTACCGCCTGTGACCATCACGACATTGTTACCAATAACACGTACGACTGTAAACAACTCGATCCCGCTCATTAACTTCCCCCTTTCCTTTAAGTTTAATCAGAGAAACGGCGAAGGATTCATATACGAAGAATTGCTGCTTACCGATTTTCCCCAAACATTAAAAAAGCCAAGAAAAGACCCCATGTGAAAGCTGTCTCTTCTTGGCTCATGCCCTGTTAAGGTAACACGCCGTCATATGTTCCTGCTATGAATCCATCATAAAACAATTGGCTTGCATTCGTCAACATACGACATTACGACAATATGCTAAGCTGCCGCAACGGGTAAAAAAATCTCCTCAAGCCCCAATCCATTGTTGTAACGCATGGATCACTTCTTGGATATGAATGGGCTTGTGCAGATATCCATTCGCGCCGTCTGCTATAAACTGATCCGTATCCCTCATTGTGTTGGAGCTCATCACGATGATGGGGAGTTCCTCCCATTCCGGGTTCTCGCGAATCCGCTTCATCGTTTCGACTCCGTCCATTTCCGGCATTACCATATCCAGCAGCACCGCATCGATGCTTTGATGCTTGTATAACAGCTCCAAGCATTCGAACCCGTTCTGGGCTGTATGCACGGTCATCTGGAGTTTCTCCAGCACGTTGGTCAAACCGTATACGTTCCGGATATCATCATCCACGATCAATACGGTTTTGTGCTCCAATCGGCTGGTTACTTCCATGTCGAATGCCTCCATTGGGAGATCACTCCAACCGGCGCTGCTTGAGGTGGCAGCCACTTCAGGCAGCATAAACAAACTTTCATTGGTGCCATATTCCGTTAGCAGCGGTAAATATAAAACAAATGTGCTCCCGATTCCTTCCTCGCTCTCCACGGTAATATACCCGCCAAGCAGCTTCGCCAAATGCAGCGATATGGATAAGCCGAGACCAGTCCCCCCGAATCTTCTGGCTGTAGTCTCTTCGCCTTGCTGGAACGCTTCGAAGATCGGTTGAAGATGCTCTGCAGCAATCCCGATGCCAGTATCCTCAACGGAAAATGCAATGACGTCTCCACTGATCGCGAAATC
This Paenibacillus sp. JZ16 DNA region includes the following protein-coding sequences:
- a CDS encoding PTS sugar transporter subunit IIA, whose protein sequence is MFDRWKKKKTATAIQLTAPLSGKAVPLSQVPDEAFAAGHMGKGIAIEPSEGKLIAPFDGTVAHVIKSKHAVMLEDPATGLQYLFHIGINTVGLKGEGFTSHVQAGDQVKSGQTLIEFDMAAIQAAGYPTITPIIVTNADEVASKVDGQTGSVVIGQDPVMTIELK
- a CDS encoding BglG family transcription antiterminator, with translation MSGIELFTVVRVIGNNVVMVTGGKKESEYVILGKGIGFGAKAGGTIASDDKRIEKLFRLEDREQWSQAHHLLEEFDPLVMEITDQILNLIGQEFPGTLNDKVYLALPSHIQFTIYRIRKGMDIINPFLEETRISFPKEYDIAAKAAELIGQTFDIEVPEDEIGFLTYHVYSAVSHVPVGHLVKASNVVGNLVRYIEEDRQVAFDRGSMDYVRLLMHLRFSVDRMLNQDIQVDNPFADQIRSKFTNEYGLATRLAGMMEKELGKKVPEAEVCFLAMHLYRLFTGRLQQKNQPREES